A stretch of the Candidatus Saccharimonadales bacterium genome encodes the following:
- a CDS encoding ABC transporter ATP-binding protein: MKDYAIHVDHLSKTFKLPHERQTSVKSALIHRFRGGRRSFEQQHVLKDISFTVKKGEFFGIVGRNGSGKSTLLKILASIYMPTEGSVKINGSLTPFIELGVGFNPELTGRENVFLNGALLGFSRKEMYAMYEDIVAFAEIEKFMDQKLKNYSSGMQVRLAFAIAIKAQTDILLLDEVLAVGDADFQRKCYDYFMSLKKKKQTVILVTHDMGAVRQYCDRAVMIEKGQIAKSGTAEEVAQEYQKLFIDASSDEVEVESDVWGEGGMVVDNTSVKVTDDAIEVITSYTASKNLPPPVYGFVLYNQAGVNVLEANTIKEKLKTISVKQGDSLKLSWKIPNMLPDGTFTLSVACCDQSTTHFYQWVNNAATFKVRKYTKTAGIVDPEIKVNIAKV, encoded by the coding sequence ATGAAAGACTATGCAATACATGTCGACCACCTTAGTAAGACTTTTAAGTTACCCCATGAACGACAAACTTCTGTCAAAAGTGCTTTAATACATAGGTTTCGAGGTGGCCGACGCAGTTTTGAGCAACAACATGTACTTAAAGACATTTCTTTTACAGTCAAAAAGGGAGAATTTTTTGGCATAGTTGGACGAAATGGCTCAGGAAAAAGTACGTTACTCAAAATACTGGCAAGTATATATATGCCAACAGAGGGGAGTGTGAAAATCAATGGTTCATTAACCCCGTTCATTGAGTTGGGCGTCGGCTTTAACCCTGAACTAACAGGTCGCGAAAACGTGTTTCTGAACGGTGCTCTACTTGGATTCAGTAGAAAAGAAATGTATGCGATGTATGAAGATATAGTTGCTTTCGCAGAGATCGAAAAATTCATGGATCAAAAGCTCAAAAATTACAGTAGCGGTATGCAGGTTAGGCTCGCGTTCGCAATTGCAATCAAGGCACAGACAGACATCCTGCTTCTCGACGAAGTATTAGCTGTAGGCGATGCTGATTTTCAAAGAAAATGCTATGACTACTTCATGTCTTTAAAGAAAAAAAAGCAAACAGTAATACTCGTAACTCATGACATGGGGGCGGTTAGACAATACTGTGACCGAGCTGTAATGATCGAAAAAGGTCAAATTGCTAAATCGGGTACTGCCGAAGAGGTTGCGCAGGAATATCAAAAGTTGTTCATAGATGCCTCTAGTGATGAAGTCGAGGTTGAAAGTGATGTTTGGGGCGAAGGCGGTATGGTCGTGGACAATACCTCGGTTAAAGTTACTGATGACGCAATAGAAGTGATTACGTCCTACACGGCTTCAAAAAACCTCCCGCCACCAGTTTACGGTTTTGTCCTGTATAACCAAGCAGGAGTCAATGTTCTAGAAGCAAACACGATCAAGGAAAAATTAAAGACAATCTCGGTCAAACAAGGTGATTCTCTAAAGTTGTCTTGGAAAATTCCAAACATGCTTCCCGACGGGACATTCACTCTAAGCGTAGCTTGCTGTGATCAATCAACGACACACTTTTATCAGTGGGTTAATAATGCAGCAACATTCAAGGTTAGAAAATACACTAAGACCGCGGGAATTGTTGACCCAGAAATTAAAGTTAATATTGCAAAGGTCTGA
- a CDS encoding NAD(P)-dependent oxidoreductase, with protein MAVLDPVKFVIIGAKGQLGTALKKKYPQATAVDSDELDITNADEVARYDWSNVSVILNAAAYTNVDGAETLGGRAIAWRVNAVGVANLTKAAMTHNLTLVHVSSEYVFDGTVSPHGEDEPLTPLGVYAQSKAAGDVAALLHDKTYILRTSWVIGDGQNFVRTMIGLAGRDISPTVVGDQIGRLTFTSTLVDAVAHLLTTLPASGIYNISNDGDPASWADITRAIFSELDRSDLTVTDTTTDDYFKTKPEAAPRPLQSVMDLSKIKASGLDLRSWRDDLSKYVKYEVEKEKIS; from the coding sequence GTGGCTGTTTTAGATCCGGTAAAATTTGTAATTATTGGCGCCAAGGGCCAACTAGGCACAGCGCTCAAAAAGAAATATCCTCAAGCGACAGCCGTTGATTCCGATGAGCTCGATATAACTAATGCGGACGAAGTAGCACGGTATGACTGGTCGAATGTATCTGTAATCCTCAATGCTGCCGCCTACACCAATGTTGATGGCGCCGAGACCTTAGGGGGCCGTGCTATTGCCTGGCGCGTCAATGCAGTCGGTGTTGCGAACCTCACGAAAGCCGCCATGACACACAATCTTACTCTCGTTCATGTCTCTTCGGAGTATGTTTTTGACGGGACGGTATCTCCTCACGGCGAAGATGAACCGCTGACACCACTTGGTGTCTATGCGCAGAGCAAAGCAGCCGGCGATGTCGCTGCATTACTACACGACAAAACCTACATACTTCGCACCAGTTGGGTGATTGGTGACGGCCAAAATTTTGTCCGCACCATGATCGGGCTTGCCGGCAGAGATATTTCTCCTACCGTCGTTGGCGACCAGATAGGCCGATTGACGTTTACGTCAACACTGGTTGATGCAGTAGCACACCTACTAACTACGTTGCCGGCAAGCGGCATATACAATATCAGCAACGACGGTGATCCAGCTTCATGGGCAGACATCACCCGAGCAATCTTTAGTGAGCTCGACAGGAGCGATCTAACGGTTACTGACACCACGACAGACGACTACTTCAAGACTAAACCAGAAGCAGCACCACGCCCACTGCAGAGCGTTATGGACCTCAGCAAGATCAAGGCATCTGGACTTGATCTACGCAGTTGGCGAGATGATTTATCTAAATATGTAAAATACGAGGTTGAAAAGGAGAAAATTTCATGA
- a CDS encoding cohesin domain-containing protein, protein MNYTISRFKFLNVKSLLLLIVPLGFATVGINILSQSHAAAIPSVVTNTSVTPIYRFYRLAGGHFFTSSKPERNTVISTNSGYSYEGTAYYAHTAQVAGSSPIYRLYDKVRGYHFYTVNFNEYNSVAAQTNAYRNEGIAYYGMPNSGDGLTAVYRLYNLNQGIHFYTTTASEKEILAAQLNTYRYEGIAYYVPDSVGAPAANSLYVSPRLASIKANDIFTVSVRTNTVDKINTAQASIQFDPTKVQYVSVQNTSLFSQIAATDTRTPGLIRIARGTPSASPQNGDSEVVRLTFRMLSVDGRATLSLDPNATLGISAADNTNVLNVISNSDFWSE, encoded by the coding sequence ATGAACTATACTATATCGCGTTTCAAGTTCCTGAATGTCAAGAGTCTACTGCTCCTAATAGTACCGCTTGGGTTCGCTACCGTAGGAATAAATATACTTTCTCAAAGCCATGCCGCAGCAATACCGAGCGTAGTGACTAATACGAGCGTTACTCCAATCTATAGATTTTATAGGCTTGCCGGAGGGCACTTTTTCACTTCCTCAAAGCCAGAACGCAATACCGTTATCAGTACTAATTCCGGATATTCATATGAAGGAACTGCATATTATGCGCATACGGCTCAAGTGGCAGGAAGTTCACCTATTTATCGGCTATACGATAAAGTCAGAGGTTATCATTTCTACACAGTCAATTTTAATGAGTATAATTCGGTTGCCGCCCAAACCAACGCTTACCGGAATGAGGGAATAGCCTATTACGGCATGCCTAATAGTGGGGACGGTTTAACTGCAGTTTACAGACTGTATAACCTGAACCAGGGTATACATTTCTATACAACGACAGCCAGCGAGAAAGAAATTCTAGCCGCCCAGCTGAATACCTATCGATACGAAGGGATAGCTTATTACGTGCCGGATTCAGTTGGAGCGCCTGCTGCTAACTCGCTGTATGTTTCTCCAAGACTGGCCAGTATTAAGGCAAATGACATATTTACTGTTTCAGTCCGTACAAATACTGTCGATAAAATAAATACTGCGCAAGCTTCAATCCAATTTGATCCGACTAAAGTACAATATGTGAGCGTACAGAATACTTCATTGTTTTCTCAGATCGCTGCTACTGACACGAGAACCCCAGGACTGATCAGGATAGCAAGGGGAACTCCAAGTGCGTCTCCTCAAAATGGAGATAGTGAAGTGGTCCGCTTAACATTTCGAATGTTAAGCGTTGATGGACGGGCTACTTTAAGTTTAGATCCCAACGCGACGCTCGGCATCAGTGCTGCTGACAATACGAATGTGCTCAACGTGATTTCAAACTCAGATTTTTGGTCCGAGTAG
- a CDS encoding class I SAM-dependent methyltransferase, with the protein MSKKRTKLENDYERMVPEFHKGHLIYAEHLTRYLAAKPVVENKVVLDIASGSGYGTKLIAESAKFVYGVDVNEDAVKYSQENYDAKNIEYRVGDGESIPLEENSVDVVITFETIEHIKDYKKFLDEVQRVLKPDGVALVSTPNDVEFAEGNHFHLHEFEYNELTSLLKKYYKNIEPYFQSTWKYVAVGSETQLNSDVNCKLLNLTSKTREQHLYFYLVCSNRKIVEKVEYVGALGEHYSDRQLHEQDLIHLGKEDWASKEMDRLHKDLIHSQHLLKSEQAMNAVILAELNDIKNSKAWKSVTRIHRIKHAITRKNK; encoded by the coding sequence ATGTCAAAAAAACGGACGAAGTTGGAAAACGATTATGAGCGAATGGTACCAGAGTTCCACAAGGGTCATTTAATATACGCTGAGCACCTGACTCGATATCTAGCGGCCAAGCCAGTCGTCGAAAACAAGGTCGTTTTAGACATCGCTAGTGGTTCAGGCTACGGGACTAAATTGATAGCAGAATCTGCAAAATTTGTATATGGGGTGGACGTCAATGAGGACGCGGTTAAATACTCTCAAGAAAATTACGACGCGAAAAATATCGAGTACCGGGTAGGTGACGGCGAATCAATACCCTTAGAGGAAAATAGTGTCGATGTGGTAATTACTTTTGAAACCATCGAGCACATCAAGGATTATAAGAAGTTTCTAGACGAGGTTCAGCGCGTCCTTAAGCCTGATGGGGTAGCGTTAGTTTCTACGCCAAATGATGTAGAGTTTGCAGAAGGTAATCACTTTCATTTACATGAATTTGAGTACAACGAACTGACATCGCTCCTTAAGAAGTATTATAAAAATATTGAGCCATACTTCCAGTCAACATGGAAATATGTAGCCGTGGGAAGTGAAACGCAACTCAATAGTGACGTAAATTGTAAGTTGCTGAACCTGACTTCGAAAACTCGCGAGCAACATTTATATTTTTACCTAGTGTGTAGTAATAGAAAAATTGTGGAAAAAGTTGAGTATGTTGGAGCTCTAGGCGAGCATTATAGCGATCGTCAACTCCATGAGCAAGACCTAATACATTTAGGCAAAGAAGACTGGGCGTCTAAAGAGATGGATCGTTTACATAAAGACTTGATACATTCACAGCACTTACTAAAGTCTGAGCAAGCAATGAATGCAGTAATATTAGCAGAATTGAATGACATAAAGAATTCAAAAGCTTGGAAATCAGTTACGCGCATACATAGAATTAAACATGCTATAACTCGTAAGAATAAATAG
- a CDS encoding rhamnan synthesis F family protein, with amino-acid sequence MNMITQRTSRSLVRRLYTKTLSIKSRLTGFKLPKRLRHQLFRYNNKNARYERYFIEKNGNFEKKSDYAVVLHLYHPESWSEVFSPKLLTLSAALSTDLYITMPQSNKKYVSDIRHDFPAANILIVPNKGRDVLPFIKVASLLDTLGYKKVLKIHSKKSVHRETSNTASAGGGDVWLNNTLEALIPDDKTKLKNILKKLNSNQTGMIGPSEYFYPIKMYLRHNREIIQELLYNEVDSSFFSASSSEYIDTIGFFGGTMFWVDLSSISTVLNISSKNFQSEQGQFDRTTAHALERVFCILPQLKRKDMIGSSRRGIVKIENSGSSFPDWYFGDVSGGRPQISIIVPVYADWQSLAINIKSLIKEVGNSEDVSVHYVNDCGPDADILEKDILNSITGLTNFYYHRNPQNLGFVQTCNRAVLKLVNQKDDVLLLNSDTKVTKNFLIEMRKTLYSEPKIAATTSRSNNATIWSVPMTSRLANYKSASYTLYRLIKRKLPERYITPTIHGFCVLIRREVINKYGLFDEIYGKGYGEENDFAMRLRSKGWKCAVANHSYVFHYESRSFGKDVRNAQIERNEKILLERYPNYRNLVQEYWDGIEEPFK; translated from the coding sequence ATGAATATGATAACGCAACGCACCAGTCGATCTCTCGTAAGACGTTTATATACTAAAACTTTATCAATCAAAAGCCGCTTAACTGGTTTTAAATTGCCGAAGCGACTACGCCATCAGTTGTTTCGATATAATAACAAGAATGCCAGGTATGAAAGATACTTCATAGAAAAAAATGGAAACTTCGAGAAAAAATCAGATTACGCAGTTGTATTGCACTTATATCATCCCGAAAGTTGGAGTGAAGTATTCTCGCCCAAGCTACTTACATTGTCTGCCGCTTTGTCTACAGATCTTTACATAACAATGCCGCAATCCAATAAAAAGTATGTATCTGACATAAGGCATGATTTTCCTGCCGCAAATATATTGATCGTGCCAAACAAAGGTCGGGATGTGCTGCCATTTATAAAAGTAGCTTCATTACTCGATACTTTAGGTTATAAAAAAGTTTTAAAAATTCATTCCAAGAAATCTGTACATCGCGAGACCAGTAACACAGCTTCAGCAGGAGGTGGTGATGTTTGGTTGAATAATACGCTTGAAGCATTGATTCCAGATGATAAAACAAAATTAAAAAATATATTAAAGAAACTGAACAGCAATCAGACGGGAATGATTGGTCCGTCAGAATACTTTTACCCAATCAAAATGTATCTGAGGCATAACCGAGAAATTATTCAAGAGTTACTCTATAATGAAGTCGACTCTAGTTTTTTCAGTGCTTCTTCCTCTGAATACATCGACACAATAGGATTTTTTGGAGGGACAATGTTTTGGGTAGACTTGTCAAGTATCAGTACTGTTCTGAACATTTCTTCAAAAAATTTTCAATCAGAGCAAGGACAATTTGACCGTACGACGGCACATGCGCTAGAGAGAGTTTTTTGTATATTACCGCAACTAAAAAGGAAAGATATGATTGGTTCTTCTAGACGAGGTATAGTAAAAATTGAAAATAGTGGATCATCGTTTCCTGATTGGTATTTCGGGGATGTATCAGGCGGCAGGCCACAGATAAGTATCATAGTCCCGGTATATGCTGATTGGCAATCCTTGGCTATTAATATCAAATCATTAATAAAAGAAGTGGGAAATTCGGAGGATGTGTCAGTTCACTATGTTAATGATTGCGGTCCAGACGCTGATATATTAGAAAAAGATATTTTGAATAGCATTACGGGGCTGACTAATTTCTATTACCATCGGAATCCGCAAAATCTTGGATTCGTACAGACTTGCAATCGAGCAGTCCTCAAATTGGTTAATCAAAAAGACGACGTATTACTGCTAAATAGCGACACAAAAGTCACGAAGAACTTTTTGATCGAAATGCGAAAGACTCTCTACTCAGAACCCAAAATCGCTGCCACCACCTCCCGTAGTAACAATGCAACGATTTGGTCCGTTCCGATGACAAGTCGATTAGCAAATTATAAATCAGCTTCATACACGCTTTACCGTCTAATTAAACGAAAACTGCCTGAAAGATATATAACGCCAACCATTCATGGTTTTTGCGTACTCATACGACGAGAAGTGATAAACAAATACGGTTTGTTTGATGAAATTTATGGCAAAGGGTACGGCGAAGAAAATGATTTTGCGATGAGACTCAGAAGTAAAGGATGGAAATGCGCGGTTGCAAACCACTCATATGTTTTCCATTATGAATCTCGTAGTTTCGGTAAAGATGTACGAAATGCGCAGATTGAACGCAATGAAAAAATCCTCCTCGAAAGATATCCAAATTATCGAAATTTAGTCCAAGAATACTGGGACGGAATCGAGGAGCCTTTTAAATGA
- a CDS encoding glycosyltransferase family 2 protein yields MNKSIQSPVVVIPNINGGDGLLRAVDSLVLQTTPLHIIIVDNASTDDSIQNLLKKFPLIEIIKHSNNKGYAGGVNPGFKRALELGASYTAPFNNDAVADPRWLERLVTFLDSHQDYGAAASKVQDIKKNKLDSSGEFYSVWGLPYPRGRSNSNISRYDMDTEIFAASGAASLYRTKTIADVGLLDEDFFAYYEDVDLGFRMQLMGWKVGYVPQSVVYHATGSTSSRIHGFTTLQTLKNQPLVLWKNVPTKYLWSVSWRFIIAHNLIFLRAIFSGNIKAACTGYFKAAWLILRKTSQRKSIQKRKRVSDDYIWSIMTHDLPPNATALRRLRSFWWRLIGRQHNDQDVGTSKGSGL; encoded by the coding sequence ATGAATAAGTCGATTCAATCCCCTGTAGTCGTCATCCCAAATATCAATGGCGGTGACGGCCTGTTAAGAGCCGTTGACTCGTTAGTACTCCAAACTACACCGCTTCATATTATAATCGTGGACAATGCATCCACGGACGATTCGATTCAAAATCTTCTTAAAAAATTCCCGCTCATTGAAATCATCAAACATAGCAACAACAAAGGTTATGCAGGAGGAGTAAACCCAGGCTTTAAAAGAGCATTAGAATTAGGGGCATCCTATACTGCTCCGTTTAATAATGACGCCGTAGCCGACCCTCGTTGGTTGGAACGACTTGTTACATTTTTAGATTCCCATCAGGATTACGGCGCAGCGGCCAGCAAGGTGCAGGACATAAAAAAAAACAAGTTAGATAGTAGCGGAGAATTTTACTCTGTTTGGGGATTACCATATCCACGAGGTAGATCTAATTCGAATATATCAAGATATGATATGGATACCGAAATATTCGCCGCTAGTGGCGCTGCCAGTCTATATCGTACAAAAACCATAGCGGACGTAGGTCTGCTTGACGAAGATTTCTTCGCCTACTACGAAGACGTTGATTTGGGCTTTCGAATGCAGCTAATGGGCTGGAAAGTAGGCTATGTCCCACAATCGGTTGTCTATCATGCCACTGGCTCAACTAGCTCTAGAATTCACGGCTTCACTACGTTGCAAACCTTAAAAAACCAACCTTTAGTTTTATGGAAGAATGTACCTACTAAGTATCTATGGTCGGTTAGTTGGAGATTTATAATTGCCCACAATCTTATTTTCCTTCGAGCTATTTTTAGTGGAAATATCAAAGCTGCTTGCACTGGCTATTTTAAGGCGGCATGGTTAATACTTCGGAAGACCAGTCAGCGTAAATCAATTCAAAAACGCAAACGAGTTTCCGATGACTACATATGGAGCATCATGACACATGACTTGCCTCCGAACGCGACCGCCCTACGCCGTCTACGATCTTTCTGGTGGAGACTTATTGGCCGACAACACAACGATCAGGATGTAGGGACGAGCAAGGGTAGTGGCTTATGA
- a CDS encoding glycosyltransferase gives MKKILFLSHTGAVTGGAEQCLLEYVDVLIRNGYKCTVMVPYKGPMTENLAKKNIPSIVVGYGWATKPHRKVHPHRILASTGNSLVRIFQEVEKYKPDVIISNTTVIPWGMYAGRAFGIPNIVLVHEILNEKDPSLRMVPDYKRYGQILNDNSDYIIFNSLFVKNEFDSSFASPKLAEKILYPLPPLDAEKIRQLYKKNEIKKNISIAIFGALSPRKNQLEAVQAIKILSDQGKKFITLDLYGDTEADARYTKQLRKYIRDNGISDQVKIKGFTSEAYVRMNEYNAILSTATYEPFGRTIIEGQLFGRIVVTNNTGGGLELVEDRRTGFVYTSGDHESLASTLDWIISHAEESIAMATAAKQIQLDKFFSSDRYEVLLDAVAYLQQHRAEYRNDNIFDPTLALFQHNHQLNIKYKNIHRLTHNRFTYKIKGKVIAVKTHSKKMIKKII, from the coding sequence ATGAAAAAAATCCTATTTTTGTCACATACTGGCGCGGTAACTGGCGGAGCAGAACAATGCTTACTTGAATACGTCGATGTCTTAATCCGCAATGGATATAAATGTACGGTAATGGTTCCTTATAAAGGTCCGATGACAGAAAATCTAGCCAAGAAGAACATTCCTAGTATCGTAGTTGGATATGGATGGGCCACTAAACCTCATAGAAAAGTTCACCCGCATCGCATACTAGCGAGTACTGGAAATTCTTTAGTAAGAATATTTCAAGAAGTAGAAAAATATAAGCCAGATGTGATCATTTCCAACACTACGGTCATACCATGGGGTATGTATGCTGGAAGGGCATTCGGCATCCCGAATATAGTTCTCGTGCATGAAATTTTAAATGAAAAAGATCCATCATTACGAATGGTGCCCGACTATAAACGATATGGTCAAATCCTCAATGATAATTCTGATTACATCATATTCAACTCGCTGTTCGTTAAAAATGAATTCGACAGCAGCTTTGCTTCACCTAAATTAGCAGAAAAGATATTATATCCGTTACCTCCGCTCGATGCAGAGAAAATACGTCAGTTATATAAAAAGAATGAAATTAAAAAAAATATTTCGATTGCAATCTTCGGAGCACTTTCGCCCCGAAAAAATCAACTAGAGGCAGTACAGGCTATTAAGATACTAAGCGATCAAGGTAAAAAATTCATTACTTTAGATTTGTACGGTGATACAGAAGCGGATGCTCGCTATACAAAGCAGCTTAGGAAGTATATCCGCGATAATGGTATAAGTGATCAAGTTAAGATCAAAGGATTCACTTCAGAGGCATATGTACGGATGAACGAATACAATGCTATCTTAAGCACAGCCACCTACGAGCCGTTCGGTCGTACAATAATTGAAGGTCAACTTTTTGGACGGATTGTCGTTACTAATAATACGGGCGGTGGTTTGGAATTAGTTGAGGATAGGCGAACGGGATTTGTCTACACTTCAGGCGATCACGAAAGTCTCGCTAGTACGCTCGATTGGATAATATCACACGCTGAGGAATCAATAGCTATGGCAACAGCGGCGAAACAAATCCAGCTCGATAAATTCTTCAGTTCCGATAGGTATGAAGTCCTTCTTGACGCGGTTGCATACCTCCAACAACACCGTGCGGAATATCGTAATGACAATATTTTTGATCCCACTCTGGCATTATTCCAGCACAACCATCAATTAAATATCAAATACAAAAATATACATCGCCTTACCCATAACCGCTTTACTTACAAAATCAAAGGTAAAGTTATCGCGGTGAAGACTCATTCGAAAAAAATGATAAAGAAGATTATTTAA
- a CDS encoding ABC transporter permease translates to MNRLSRIFTKQNRALLAELVRTDFKLRYQGSALGYAWSLLRPLLIFVILYIVFARFLKLGDDIPHYPVYLLLGIVVWNFFTEMTQQSLGSIVGRGDLIRKISIPRWIIVFSSSISALINLGLNLVVVSIFMVINHVDVYRTLLFVPLILVEVYLFALGISLFFAAAFVKFRDLGYIWEVILQAGFYLTPIIYPLSKITDLNLQKLIFMSPMTQAIQDIRYSSITHETITIHRIFDGGWYGLIPFAIVILVLVGGVVYFRSQAKSFAENI, encoded by the coding sequence ATGAACCGACTAAGCAGAATATTCACGAAACAAAACCGTGCCCTACTGGCTGAATTAGTGCGCACTGATTTCAAGCTTCGTTATCAAGGATCAGCATTGGGGTATGCTTGGTCATTGTTACGGCCACTACTAATATTTGTCATTTTGTACATAGTTTTTGCTCGCTTTTTGAAATTGGGCGATGACATCCCTCACTATCCGGTGTACCTACTTTTGGGTATAGTAGTATGGAATTTTTTCACAGAGATGACTCAGCAAAGTTTGGGGTCAATTGTTGGACGTGGCGATCTAATACGTAAGATTAGTATTCCTAGGTGGATTATTGTATTTAGTAGCAGCATTTCAGCATTGATAAATCTCGGACTTAATCTAGTTGTCGTAAGTATATTCATGGTGATTAACCATGTCGATGTGTACCGTACACTACTATTTGTACCCCTTATTCTAGTAGAAGTGTACTTATTTGCACTTGGCATATCACTATTCTTCGCTGCTGCGTTTGTAAAATTTAGAGATCTTGGGTATATCTGGGAAGTGATTTTACAGGCTGGTTTCTATCTCACCCCGATCATTTATCCATTGTCTAAAATAACAGACTTGAACTTACAAAAGCTGATATTCATGAGCCCAATGACACAAGCCATACAAGATATTCGATATAGTTCAATTACTCATGAAACAATTACCATCCATAGAATATTCGATGGCGGCTGGTATGGACTAATTCCATTTGCCATAGTCATCCTAGTATTGGTAGGCGGTGTAGTCTATTTTAGAAGCCAAGCTAAAAGTTTTGCGGAGAATATTTAA
- the rfbA gene encoding glucose-1-phosphate thymidylyltransferase RfbA encodes MKGIILAGGSGTRLYPITKGISKQIMPIYDKPMIYYPLSTLMQAGIREILIITTPQDQAQFQRLLGDGSELGISLQYAAQPSPDGLAQAFIIGEEFIGGDKVALILGDNIFYGEAFGDSLQACNDPDGGIVFAYEVSDPERYGVVEFDADRNAVSIEEKPSQPKSNFAVVGLYFYNNDVVEIAKNIKPSNRGELEITTINEEYLKRAKLSVQTMDRGSAWLDTGTFESMNDASEYIRVIEKRTGIKIGCIEEIAYRQGFITREQLHTIAEPLKKSGYGVYLLSLV; translated from the coding sequence ATGAAAGGTATTATATTAGCCGGAGGTTCCGGTACGCGTCTCTACCCGATTACAAAAGGTATATCCAAGCAGATCATGCCGATTTACGACAAACCGATGATCTATTATCCGCTGAGCACCCTTATGCAAGCCGGCATACGCGAAATACTCATCATTACAACACCGCAGGATCAAGCGCAGTTTCAGCGCCTCCTCGGCGACGGCTCTGAACTTGGCATATCGCTGCAATACGCTGCCCAACCTAGCCCCGACGGCCTTGCCCAAGCCTTCATCATCGGTGAAGAGTTTATAGGCGGTGACAAGGTTGCCCTCATTCTTGGAGATAATATATTCTACGGCGAAGCATTCGGCGACAGCCTTCAGGCCTGCAATGACCCTGACGGCGGCATCGTCTTTGCATATGAAGTTTCCGACCCTGAGCGCTACGGAGTCGTCGAATTTGATGCCGACCGCAATGCCGTCTCTATAGAAGAAAAACCATCTCAGCCGAAATCCAACTTTGCCGTCGTCGGCTTGTATTTCTACAACAATGACGTTGTTGAAATTGCCAAGAATATTAAGCCTAGCAACCGCGGCGAACTGGAAATTACCACCATTAACGAAGAATATTTAAAGCGTGCCAAGCTCAGCGTCCAAACTATGGACCGCGGCTCGGCCTGGCTCGATACCGGTACTTTCGAAAGTATGAACGACGCCAGTGAATATATTCGCGTCATTGAGAAACGAACTGGTATTAAAATTGGGTGTATTGAGGAAATTGCGTACCGACAAGGGTTTATTACTAGAGAACAGTTGCACACAATTGCTGAGCCGCTCAAAAAGTCTGGGTATGGAGTATACCTGCTCTCATTGGTGTGA